The Mytilus galloprovincialis chromosome 7, xbMytGall1.hap1.1, whole genome shotgun sequence genome has a window encoding:
- the LOC143081868 gene encoding sodium-dependent glucose transporter 1B-like, translating to MSDSVANEPNTNHANILKEKSLFDHGQMEGPDGTHLPSILIRLRTDTIYRNKLYQTLALSWLSTCLGWNAGQLGPALPDLQVITNTTLDEASYYLTALSLGFLIGALAAGWIFRKGHQMITMSTLTGVFAILTAVIPWCKYYVLMIILFLIRGGARGVIDTGCNIMILEIWGKHNGPYMQAVHFMYAVGGIVSPLATAPFLSIRVHDVNHTSKYTNISNYHNLSENSSASFKSGKIDSQETHNSSVHFAFAITAAFALSCSFIFLYFLCRSTKQTNNNTDHSPNRVTKNLPRSIRLMSLSLMCATFWFYLFFEKAMVFFLPTFTLVHMEWTQLQGSYAATTYWAAFAIGRLSGIIITHRFKTDKVLATYISVLTLSSFGLMITTLYQKDIGVWIFVPMSGFCQSILFPLLLSWIEEDFFKVTGKIVSVIMFLGSIGTMVTPIILGYLIDIFTPMWFPYAEVIASVCMLILYFVLLLIRSKIVFNHQENQTCIPDQINK from the exons atgtcTGATAGTGTCGCAAATGAACCAAATACAAATCATGCAaatattttgaaggaaaaaagTTTGTTTGACCATGGCCAAATGGAAGGACCGGATGGAACGCACCTACCTAGCATATTGATTCGACTTCGTACAGATACGATATACAGAAACAAATTGTACCAGACATTGGCTTTGTCCTGGTTAAGTACATGTTTG GGATGGAATGCAGGCCAACTCGGACCAGCTTTACCAGATTTACAAGTCATAACAAATACAACATTAGATGAGGCTTCATATTACCTTACAGCTTTATCCTTGGGGTTTCTGATTGGAGCTTTAGCAGCAGGATGGATATTTAGAAAAGGACACCAAATGATTACTATGTCAACACTTACTGGTGTATTTGCTATTCTGACAGCAGTAATCCCATGGTGTAAATATTACGTTTTAATGATAATATTGTTTCTTATACGGGGAGGTGCTAGAGGTGTTATTGATACAG GCTGCAATATCATGATACTTGAAATATGGGGAAAACATAATGGACCGTATATGCAAGCTGTACATTTTATGTACGCAGTTGGTGGAATAGTGTCACCGTTAGCTACCGCTCCATTTCTCAGCATTCGTGTACATGATGTTAATCACACATCAAAATATACCAATATCAGCAATTATCATAATCTCAGTGAAAACTCCAGTGCATCTTTTAAATCTGGAAAAATTGATTCGCAAGAAACTCATAATTCGTCAGTACATTTTGCATTCGCAATTACTGCTGCGTTTGCTCTTAGCtgtagttttatatttttgtatttccttTGCCGTTCGACAAAACAAACCAACAATAATACCGACCACAGCCCAAATCGTGTAACGAAGAATTTGCCAAGATCTATCCGTTTAATGAGTCTATCATTAATGTGTGCAACCTTctggttttatttgttttttgaaaaagCAATGGTTTTCTTTTTACCAACATTTACTCTTGTGCATATGGAATGGACACAGTTACAAGGTTCATATGCAGCTACAACTTACTGGGCCGCCTTTGCAATAGGTAGATTATCGGGAATCATCATAACCCACCGATTTAAGACGGATAAAGTTCTTGCTACGTACATATCTGTTTTGACACTTTCTTCGTTCGGACTAATGATTACCACTTTATATCAGAAAGACATCGGAGTGTGGATTTTTGTACCAATGTCTGGATTTTGTCAGTCAATTTTGTTCCCCTTGTTATTATCCTGGATAGAGGAAGACTTTTTTAAAGTGACCGGAAAGATAGTTTCAGTGATTATGTTTTTGGGATCAATTGGTACCATGGTAACACCAATCATACTTGGGTATTTGATTGACATTTTCACGCCTATGTGGTTTCCGTATGCAGAGGTTATAGCCAGTGTGTGCAtgttaattctttattttgttttgttgttgatacgtagtaaaattgtatttaatcaTCAAGAAAATCAAACATGCATTCctgaccaaataaacaaataa